One window from the genome of Propionispora hippei DSM 15287 encodes:
- a CDS encoding PTS sugar transporter subunit IIA — protein sequence MGTCFEFDREVMAVCLEARDQEDVLKKMAQKLYKADYVLETYSEAIILRERSFPTGLPTGINGVAIPHTDVCHVKAPMIAVGTLKTPVEFKSMGGLEETVPVKIIFMLAMNSGDNQVRLLSQLMQVIQDQHLLQQLAAAKSVSDLVELLNGKIYL from the coding sequence ATGGGGACATGTTTTGAGTTTGATAGGGAAGTGATGGCCGTTTGTCTGGAGGCCAGGGATCAGGAAGATGTATTAAAAAAGATGGCGCAAAAATTGTATAAAGCAGATTATGTACTGGAGACCTACAGTGAGGCCATTATTTTGCGGGAACGCAGTTTTCCTACCGGTTTGCCGACAGGTATAAACGGGGTAGCCATTCCGCATACCGATGTATGCCATGTGAAGGCTCCCATGATTGCGGTTGGAACGCTTAAAACACCTGTAGAATTTAAAAGTATGGGTGGACTGGAAGAGACGGTGCCGGTAAAAATCATTTTTATGCTGGCAATGAATAGCGGCGACAACCAGGTCAGATTGTTGTCCCAGTTGATGCAGGTTATCCAGGATCAGCATTTACTGCAACAACTGGCGGCAGCAAAATCGGTCAGTGATTTAGTAGAACTGTTAAATGGAAAGATTTATTTATAG